From a single Fusobacterium pseudoperiodonticum genomic region:
- a CDS encoding osmolarity sensor protein EnvZ, with protein sequence MKKIILVSIAKEKKIEDFRMVIMPSGRDKIGLIQTKDYGIIAYPNKNNFEKIGEMIYWGFNESDDKVIEISPNIKFHKQFYNCSSFRKVLNEYNEVWFESIEGMYKISLLRKQGNAYVIFEDENKEAVEYIFREKPTALELGTKVMEMFEYKERYDGIIE encoded by the coding sequence ATGAAAAAAATAATTCTAGTATCAATAGCCAAAGAGAAGAAAATAGAAGATTTTAGAATGGTAATAATGCCTTCAGGTAGGGATAAAATAGGTTTAATCCAAACAAAAGATTATGGAATAATAGCTTATCCAAATAAAAATAATTTTGAAAAGATAGGAGAAATGATATATTGGGGATTTAATGAAAGTGATGATAAAGTGATTGAAATTTCTCCTAATATAAAGTTTCACAAACAATTTTATAATTGTAGTTCATTTAGAAAAGTACTGAATGAATATAATGAAGTATGGTTTGAATCTATAGAAGGAATGTATAAAATATCACTGTTAAGGAAACAAGGAAATGCATATGTAATTTTTGAGGATGAAAATAAAGAAGCTGTTGAGTATATATTTCGAGAAAAGCCAACAGCATTGGAATTAGGAACAAAAGTAATGGAGATGTTTGAATATAAAGAAAGATATGATGGTATAATAGAATAG
- a CDS encoding Panacea domain-containing protein, producing the protein MEKILNVAEYIFKEYQRVTGEYIDEMKLQKLLYFSQRESLAILNKPMFSEKFEGWKYGPVSREVRTYFTQEDGIQTYTEDIKSENKYIVNNVILEYGSLASWKLSEMTHKEISWLNSRKGLSENENGNKKIELEDIREDAKKVRPYDYIWDMYYDEFEDVIQ; encoded by the coding sequence ATGGAAAAAATTTTAAATGTTGCTGAGTATATTTTTAAAGAATATCAAAGAGTGACTGGGGAATATATTGATGAGATGAAATTACAAAAACTTTTATATTTTTCACAAAGAGAAAGTTTAGCTATATTAAATAAACCAATGTTTAGTGAAAAATTTGAAGGATGGAAATACGGACCAGTTTCTAGAGAAGTTAGAACATACTTTACTCAAGAAGATGGAATACAAACTTATACAGAAGATATAAAGAGTGAAAATAAATATATAGTAAATAATGTGATATTAGAGTATGGTTCGTTAGCTTCATGGAAGTTGAGTGAAATGACTCATAAAGAGATTTCTTGGTTAAATTCTAGAAAAGGATTATCTGAAAATGAAAATGGAAATAAAAAAATAGAGTTAGAAGATATCAGAGAAGATGCAAAAAAAGTGAGACCTTACGACTATATTTGGGATATGTATTATGATGAGTTTGAAGATGTGATACAATGA
- the rpsT gene encoding 30S ribosomal protein S20, whose product MANSKSAKKRVLVAERNRVRNQAVKTRVKTMAKKVLATLELKDVEAAKTALSVAYKEFDKAVSKGILKKNTASRKKARLAAKVNSLVNSL is encoded by the coding sequence ATGGCAAATTCAAAATCAGCTAAAAAGAGAGTATTAGTAGCAGAAAGAAATAGAGTTAGAAATCAAGCAGTTAAAACTAGAGTTAAAACTATGGCTAAAAAAGTTTTAGCTACATTAGAACTTAAAGATGTTGAAGCTGCAAAAACAGCTTTATCAGTTGCATACAAAGAATTTGATAAAGCAGTTAGCAAAGGAATTTTAAAGAAAAATACTGCTTCTAGAAAGAAAGCTAGATTAGCAGCAAAAGTTAATTCTTTAGTAAATTCTCTTTAA
- a CDS encoding nitroreductase family protein: MIEKIKNTRSHRKFTDKKISKEEILKILEGARYSASAKNSQFLRYSYTVDDEKCKKLFSAVSLGGLLKLEDKATLEERPRAYILISAKKDTNIPDFLQYFDVGIASQNIALLANELGYGACIVMSYNKNVFKEVLELPDDYETRAVIVLGEAKDIVKLIESKDENDTKYFIENGTHYVPKLPLDKILL, from the coding sequence ATGATTGAAAAGATAAAAAATACTCGTTCACACAGAAAATTTACTGATAAAAAAATCTCAAAAGAAGAAATTTTAAAAATTCTAGAAGGAGCTAGATATTCAGCATCAGCTAAGAATTCTCAATTTTTAAGATATTCTTACACTGTTGATGATGAGAAATGTAAAAAACTTTTTTCTGCTGTTTCTTTGGGAGGTCTATTAAAACTTGAAGATAAAGCTACTCTTGAAGAAAGACCAAGAGCCTATATATTAATTTCAGCAAAAAAAGATACTAATATCCCTGATTTTTTACAATATTTTGATGTAGGTATAGCTTCTCAAAACATTGCTTTACTTGCTAATGAGCTTGGCTATGGAGCTTGTATAGTTATGTCATACAATAAAAATGTTTTTAAAGAAGTTTTAGAACTTCCTGATGATTATGAAACAAGAGCAGTTATAGTTTTAGGAGAAGCTAAAGATATAGTAAAACTTATTGAGTCAAAAGATGAAAATGATACTAAATATTTCATTGAAAATGGTACTCATTATGTACCTAAATTACCTTTAGATAAAATTCTTCTTTAA
- the guaA gene encoding glutamine-hydrolyzing GMP synthase, protein MKKGGIIILDFGSQYNQLIARRVREMGVYAEVVPFHEDVDKILAREPKGIILSGGPASVYAEGAPSLDIKLFEQNIPILGLCYGMQLITHLHGGKVARADKQEFGKAELELDDKDNILYKDIPNKTTVWMSHGDHVTEMAPNFKIIAHTDSSIAAIENKDKNIYAFQYHPEVTHSQHGFDMLKNFVFEIAKAEQNWSMENYIESTVKSIKETVGNKQVILGLSGGVDSSVAAALINKAIGKQLTCIFVDTGLLRKDEAKQVMEVYAKNFDMNIKCINAEERFLSKLAGVTDPETKRKIIGKEFVEVFNEEAKKIEGAEFLAQGTIYPDVIESVSVKGPSVTIKSHHNVGGLPEDLKFELLEPLRELFKDEVRKVGRELGIPDYMVDRHPFPGPGLGIRILGEVTKEKADILREADAIFIEELRKADLYNKVSQAFVVLLPVKSVGVMGDERTYEYTAVLRSANTIDFMTATWSHLPYDFLEKVSNRILNEVKGINRLTYDISSKPPATIEWE, encoded by the coding sequence ATGAAAAAAGGTGGAATTATTATACTTGACTTTGGTTCTCAATATAATCAACTGATTGCAAGAAGAGTCAGAGAAATGGGAGTTTATGCTGAAGTTGTTCCCTTTCATGAAGATGTTGATAAAATTTTAGCTAGAGAGCCAAAAGGAATTATACTTTCTGGTGGTCCTGCTTCTGTTTATGCTGAAGGTGCTCCAAGCTTGGATATAAAATTATTTGAACAAAATATCCCAATTTTAGGGCTTTGCTATGGTATGCAACTTATAACTCATTTACATGGTGGAAAAGTTGCAAGAGCAGATAAACAAGAATTTGGTAAGGCTGAATTAGAGCTTGATGACAAAGACAATATTCTATACAAAGATATTCCTAATAAAACAACTGTTTGGATGAGTCATGGAGATCATGTTACTGAAATGGCTCCTAACTTTAAAATCATAGCTCATACTGATTCTTCAATAGCAGCTATTGAAAATAAAGATAAGAATATCTATGCTTTCCAATATCACCCAGAAGTTACTCACTCTCAACATGGTTTTGATATGTTAAAGAACTTTGTTTTTGAAATAGCTAAGGCTGAACAAAACTGGTCTATGGAAAACTATATTGAATCAACTGTAAAAAGTATAAAAGAAACAGTTGGAAATAAACAAGTTATCTTAGGATTATCTGGTGGAGTTGACTCATCTGTTGCTGCTGCACTTATCAATAAAGCAATAGGTAAACAATTAACTTGTATCTTTGTTGATACTGGTTTACTTAGAAAAGATGAAGCTAAACAAGTTATGGAAGTTTATGCTAAGAACTTTGATATGAATATTAAGTGTATAAATGCTGAAGAAAGATTTTTATCTAAACTTGCTGGAGTAACTGATCCAGAAACAAAAAGAAAAATTATAGGAAAAGAATTCGTTGAAGTATTCAATGAAGAAGCTAAAAAAATTGAAGGTGCTGAATTCTTAGCACAAGGTACTATATATCCAGATGTTATCGAATCTGTTTCTGTTAAAGGGCCATCTGTTACTATAAAATCTCATCACAATGTTGGAGGTCTTCCAGAAGATTTAAAATTTGAATTACTTGAACCTTTAAGAGAATTATTTAAAGATGAAGTTAGAAAAGTAGGTAGAGAATTAGGTATCCCTGATTATATGGTTGATAGACATCCATTCCCAGGACCTGGTTTAGGAATCAGAATCTTAGGAGAAGTTACTAAAGAAAAGGCTGATATCTTAAGAGAAGCTGATGCAATATTTATAGAAGAATTAAGAAAGGCTGATTTATATAACAAAGTTAGCCAAGCCTTTGTTGTTTTACTTCCTGTAAAATCTGTTGGAGTTATGGGAGATGAAAGAACTTATGAATATACTGCTGTTTTAAGATCTGCTAATACTATAGATTTTATGACTGCAACTTGGTCACACTTGCCTTATGATTTCTTAGAAAAAGTTTCTAATAGAATTCTAAATGAAGTTAAAGGAATTAATAGATTGACTTATGACATTTCATCTAAACCACCTGCTACTATTGAGTGGGAATAA
- the der gene encoding ribosome biogenesis GTPase Der, whose translation MKPIIAIVGRPNVGKSTLFNNLIGDKIAIVDDLPGVTRDRLYRDTEWSGSEFVIVDTGGLEPRNNDFLMTKIKEQAEVAMNEADVILFVVDGKAGLNPLDDEIAYILRKKNKPVILCVNKIDNYFEQQDDIYDFYGLGFEYLVPISGEHKVNLGDMLDIVVEIIGRMDFPEEDEDVLKLAVIGKPNAGKSSLVNKLSGSERTIVSDIAGTTRDAIDTLIEYKDNKYMIIDTAGIRRKSKVEESLEYYSVLRALKSIKRADVCILMLDAKEGLTEQDKRIAGIAAEELKPIIIVMNKWDLVENKNNVTMKKMKEELYAELPFLSYAPIEFISALTGQRTTNLLEISDRIYEEYTKRISTGLLNTVLKDAILMNNPPTRKGRLIKINYATQVSVAPPKFVLFCNYPELIHFSYARYIENKFREAFGFDGSPIMISFEAKSKDI comes from the coding sequence ATGAAACCAATAATTGCAATAGTAGGAAGACCCAATGTTGGAAAATCTACTCTTTTCAATAATTTAATTGGAGATAAGATAGCGATAGTGGACGACCTACCTGGAGTAACAAGAGATAGATTATATAGAGATACAGAGTGGAGTGGTTCAGAATTTGTAATAGTGGATACAGGAGGATTAGAACCAAGAAACAACGATTTCTTAATGACTAAAATAAAAGAACAGGCAGAAGTTGCCATGAATGAAGCAGATGTTATTTTGTTTGTTGTAGATGGAAAAGCAGGACTTAATCCTTTGGATGATGAGATAGCATATATATTAAGAAAGAAAAATAAACCTGTTATCTTGTGTGTAAATAAAATAGATAACTATTTTGAACAACAAGATGATATTTACGATTTCTATGGATTAGGTTTTGAATATCTTGTTCCTATATCAGGGGAACACAAAGTAAACTTAGGGGATATGCTAGATATAGTTGTTGAAATTATAGGAAGAATGGATTTCCCTGAAGAAGATGAGGATGTTTTAAAATTAGCTGTTATAGGAAAACCTAATGCTGGAAAATCTTCATTGGTTAATAAACTTTCAGGTTCAGAAAGAACAATAGTAAGTGATATTGCAGGAACAACAAGAGATGCTATAGATACCTTAATTGAATACAAAGACAATAAATATATGATAATAGATACAGCTGGTATAAGAAGAAAATCTAAGGTTGAAGAAAGCTTAGAATACTATTCTGTGTTAAGAGCATTAAAAAGTATAAAAAGAGCAGATGTATGTATCTTAATGTTGGATGCTAAAGAAGGTCTTACAGAACAAGACAAGAGAATAGCAGGAATAGCTGCTGAAGAATTGAAACCTATAATAATTGTAATGAATAAGTGGGATTTAGTAGAAAATAAAAATAATGTAACTATGAAGAAAATGAAAGAAGAATTGTATGCTGAGCTACCATTCTTATCTTATGCTCCTATAGAATTTATTTCAGCTTTAACAGGACAAAGAACTACAAATCTTCTTGAAATATCTGATAGAATCTATGAAGAATATACAAAGAGAATTTCAACAGGACTTTTAAACACTGTATTAAAAGATGCTATTCTAATGAATAACCCACCAACAAGAAAGGGTAGATTAATTAAAATCAATTATGCAACTCAAGTTTCTGTTGCACCACCAAAATTTGTTTTATTCTGTAATTACCCAGAACTTATACATTTCTCTTATGCAAGATATATAGAAAATAAATTTAGAGAAGCATTTGGTTTCGATGGAAGTCCAATAATGATAAGTTTTGAAGCTAAAAGTAAGGACATATAA
- a CDS encoding DUF5376 family protein, which produces MKFKLWYYKSIDNKFYKENEIVRACSSINNTNNEGLIVCYISDISNFEIYLDSICERLEKKEPSAMDGQVWGGDFIEDRVYIYWLFDPDNEEGKAEISRKGMLKLMKKWIEFRKKKIPENYEEYEEIIEVD; this is translated from the coding sequence ATGAAATTTAAATTATGGTATTATAAATCTATAGATAATAAATTTTATAAAGAAAATGAAATTGTACGTGCTTGTAGCTCTATAAATAATACAAATAATGAAGGACTTATAGTTTGTTACATAAGTGATATTAGTAATTTTGAAATCTATTTGGATAGCATTTGTGAGAGATTAGAAAAGAAAGAACCTTCAGCAATGGATGGTCAAGTTTGGGGAGGAGATTTTATAGAAGATAGAGTATATATTTATTGGCTATTTGATCCAGATAATGAGGAAGGGAAGGCAGAAATATCAAGAAAAGGTATGTTAAAATTAATGAAAAAATGGATAGAATTTAGAAAGAAAAAAATTCCAGAAAATTATGAAGAATATGAAGAAATAATAGAAGTAGATTAA
- the rpiB gene encoding ribose 5-phosphate isomerase B produces the protein MKIALGADHGGYELKEKIKQHLSKKEGIEVIDFGTNSTESVDYPKYGHLVANSVVNKEVDFGILVCGTGIGISIAANKIKGIRAANCTNTTMAKLTRQHNDANILALGARIVGDVLALDIVDEFLAASFEGGRHQKRIDEIEACNLF, from the coding sequence ATGAAGATAGCATTAGGTGCAGATCACGGTGGATATGAATTAAAAGAAAAAATAAAACAACATCTAAGCAAAAAAGAAGGAATAGAAGTTATAGATTTTGGAACTAATAGCACAGAAAGTGTAGATTATCCAAAATATGGTCATTTAGTTGCAAATAGTGTAGTTAATAAAGAAGTTGACTTTGGTATCCTAGTTTGTGGAACTGGTATAGGAATTTCTATAGCAGCTAACAAAATTAAAGGTATAAGAGCTGCAAACTGTACAAATACAACTATGGCAAAACTAACAAGACAGCACAATGATGCAAATATTTTAGCTTTAGGTGCTAGAATAGTTGGAGATGTTTTAGCTTTAGATATAGTTGATGAATTCTTAGCTGCTTCTTTTGAAGGTGGAAGACATCAAAAGAGAATAGATGAAATAGAAGCTTGTAATTTATTTTAA
- a CDS encoding DJ-1/PfpI family protein produces MKKIAVFLFEGAELFEIASFTDIFGWNNIVGLKEFRDIKVETISYKEEIKCTWGGVLKAEKLVTENNLEEIFSYDALVIPGGFGGANFFKDKENEIFKKLVKHFYENNKIIVAICTAVINLIETREIKNKKVTTYLLDNKRYFNQLKKFDVIPEEKEIIVDENLFTCSGPANALDLSLLILEKMTSKENVEIVKKNMFLK; encoded by the coding sequence ATGAAAAAAATAGCAGTATTTCTATTTGAGGGTGCAGAACTTTTTGAAATAGCAAGTTTTACAGATATCTTTGGTTGGAATAATATAGTTGGCTTAAAGGAATTTAGAGATATAAAGGTGGAAACAATTTCGTATAAAGAAGAGATTAAATGTACTTGGGGAGGAGTTTTAAAAGCAGAAAAGCTTGTTACAGAAAATAATTTAGAAGAGATTTTCTCTTATGATGCCCTAGTTATACCAGGTGGTTTTGGTGGAGCTAACTTCTTTAAGGATAAGGAAAATGAAATATTTAAAAAATTAGTTAAACATTTTTATGAAAATAATAAAATTATTGTGGCTATTTGTACAGCTGTTATCAATTTAATAGAAACAAGAGAAATAAAAAATAAGAAGGTGACAACCTATCTTTTAGATAATAAAAGATATTTTAATCAGTTAAAAAAATTTGATGTCATTCCAGAGGAAAAAGAAATTATTGTGGATGAAAATTTATTTACTTGTTCAGGACCGGCTAATGCTCTGGACTTGTCACTATTAATTTTAGAGAAAATGACATCTAAAGAAAATGTAGAAATAGTTAAGAAAAATATGTTTTTAAAATAG
- a CDS encoding FKBP-type peptidyl-prolyl cis-trans isomerase, with the protein MKIGENKVVALDYKVYDADTKELLEDTAELGPYYYIQGMGLFLPKIEAALDSKSKGYKTTIEIPMEEAYGDYDEELVEELTKADFADFEDIYEGMEFVVELEDGSEMVAVITEIDGDKVYTDSNHPFSGRNLLFEVEVADVREATDEELDHGHVHEYENEE; encoded by the coding sequence ATGAAAATAGGTGAAAACAAAGTTGTAGCATTGGATTATAAAGTGTATGATGCAGATACAAAGGAATTATTAGAAGATACAGCTGAATTAGGTCCTTATTATTATATTCAAGGTATGGGATTGTTCCTACCAAAAATAGAAGCTGCATTAGACAGCAAATCAAAAGGATATAAAACAACAATTGAAATACCAATGGAAGAAGCTTATGGAGACTATGATGAAGAATTAGTTGAAGAGTTAACAAAGGCTGATTTCGCAGATTTTGAAGATATCTATGAAGGAATGGAATTCGTAGTTGAATTAGAAGATGGAAGTGAAATGGTAGCTGTTATAACAGAAATTGATGGAGATAAAGTTTATACAGATTCTAACCATCCGTTCTCTGGAAGAAACTTATTATTTGAAGTAGAAGTTGCTGATGTAAGAGAAGCTACTGATGAAGAATTAGATCATGGTCATGTTCATGAATACGAAAACGAGGAGTAA
- a CDS encoding RNA-binding domain-containing protein: protein MEMKENINIEFKREFTTELKKEVVAFANTNEGTIFIGIDDFGNVIGIENADEILNQVVLSIRNSIKPDITMYCNVKIEKIENKDVIVIKVQRGTLRPYYIADKGLKPSGVYVRQGSSSVPASEESIRQMIKETDGDSYEKLRSLNQNLTFNYTEQIFKENNLLFGLSQKKTLGLIGEDDLFTNLALLLSEQCNHTLKVAVFEGIEKNIFKDRKEFKGSLLKQVTEAFEFINLVNKTEATFEGLIRKDERDYPVEAIREALLNAVIHREYSFSGSTLVNIYEDRIEFVSLGGIVYGLSLDSIMLGVSQSRNEKLANIFYRLHLIEAYGTGIRKIFTNYERYNMKPTIKAEVGAFQVVLPNIHYKKIEEKLLVDNSSNKNIEKNTTESKPLYMDILNFVTNKNGATRKEIEEYINFSQTRVITLLKEMLELNLIRKEKDKIDRRSYKYYKK, encoded by the coding sequence ATGGAAATGAAGGAAAATATAAACATTGAATTTAAAAGAGAATTTACAACAGAATTAAAAAAAGAAGTAGTGGCTTTTGCAAATACAAATGAAGGAACTATTTTTATTGGAATTGATGATTTTGGAAATGTTATAGGTATTGAGAATGCTGATGAAATACTTAATCAAGTTGTATTATCGATAAGAAATTCTATAAAACCTGATATAACTATGTATTGTAACGTAAAAATTGAAAAAATAGAGAATAAAGATGTTATAGTTATTAAGGTACAAAGAGGAACATTAAGACCATATTATATAGCAGATAAGGGTTTAAAGCCTTCTGGTGTTTATGTGAGACAAGGAAGTTCATCTGTTCCAGCTAGTGAAGAAAGCATTAGACAAATGATAAAAGAAACAGATGGAGATAGTTATGAGAAACTTCGTTCTTTAAATCAAAATTTGACATTTAACTATACTGAACAAATTTTTAAGGAAAATAATCTGCTATTTGGTTTAAGTCAAAAAAAGACATTGGGTTTAATAGGAGAAGATGATTTATTTACAAATCTTGCTTTACTTCTATCTGAGCAGTGCAATCATACTTTAAAAGTGGCAGTATTTGAAGGGATAGAGAAAAATATATTTAAAGATAGAAAAGAATTTAAAGGTTCGCTATTAAAGCAAGTGACAGAAGCTTTTGAATTTATCAATCTTGTAAATAAAACAGAAGCAACTTTTGAAGGTCTAATTAGAAAAGATGAAAGAGATTATCCAGTAGAAGCTATAAGAGAAGCATTATTAAATGCAGTTATTCATAGAGAATATTCGTTTAGTGGTAGTACTCTTGTAAATATATATGAAGATAGAATAGAGTTTGTTTCATTAGGTGGGATAGTCTATGGCTTGTCGTTAGATTCAATTATGCTAGGAGTATCACAATCAAGAAATGAAAAATTAGCCAATATATTTTACAGATTACATTTGATTGAAGCCTATGGAACAGGAATAAGAAAGATATTTACTAATTATGAAAGATACAATATGAAGCCAACAATCAAAGCAGAAGTTGGAGCATTTCAAGTTGTTCTCCCAAATATACATTATAAAAAGATAGAGGAAAAATTATTAGTAGATAATTCTTCCAATAAAAATATTGAAAAAAATACTACTGAATCAAAACCTTTGTATATGGATATTTTAAACTTTGTTACTAATAAAAATGGAGCAACAAGAAAAGAAATAGAAGAATATATAAATTTTAGTCAAACAAGAGTTATAACCCTTTTAAAAGAAATGTTAGAATTAAACTTAATAAGAAAAGAAAAGGATAAAATAGATAGAAGAAGTTATAAATATTATAAAAAATAA
- a CDS encoding histidine triad nucleotide-binding protein translates to MATLFTKIINREIPADIVYEDDDVIAFKDIAPVAPIHVLVVPKKEIPTINDISDEDALLIGKVYRVIGKLAKEFGIDKDGYRVVSNCNEHGGQTVFHIHFHLIGGNQLGTMV, encoded by the coding sequence ATGGCAACATTGTTTACAAAGATTATAAATAGAGAAATTCCAGCCGATATAGTGTATGAAGATGATGATGTAATTGCTTTTAAAGATATAGCACCAGTTGCACCTATTCATGTACTTGTTGTGCCTAAAAAAGAAATTCCAACTATCAATGATATAAGTGATGAAGATGCTTTGCTAATTGGAAAAGTATATAGAGTAATAGGAAAGTTAGCAAAAGAATTTGGAATAGACAAAGATGGTTATAGAGTTGTTTCTAACTGTAATGAACATGGAGGACAAACAGTATTTCATATTCATTTCCATTTGATAGGTGGAAATCAATTAGGAACTATGGTTTAG
- a CDS encoding NCS2 family permease encodes MSSNTETSLPKKLKERFKFLENGTNLKTELIAGLTTFATMSYVLATIPNMLEGAGLNRASILTALIIFIIICSVAMALYTNRPFALAPGLSSVAIIGTTLPQMNMPVEVAFGLVFLSGVIFVIISFVGIREIVVKAIPASVKISISAGIGLYISLIGLKMAGVVIANPKNNTLNLGDMTTPKFILFAIGFLLILILEARRIKGSLILAILIVTIIGIPMGVTKVPTNLINIPAGISDVSFKIDILGALKPEYFPWIFTFFVPDFFGTMGIILGIANRAGWLDKDGNMQDIDRCFKVDSLSTVAGSFFCMPVMTTYLESASGVEDGGRTGMTALFTSFLFALTLLFTPIALMVPGVATAPVLTIIGFQMLSSMKSVNYNDKTESLPAFIAVAMTIFTFNIATGLSLSVLSYIILKVFSGKAKEIPKAMYCLALVLLYYLFTLIK; translated from the coding sequence ATGAGTAGTAATACTGAAACTTCATTGCCTAAAAAATTAAAAGAAAGATTTAAATTTTTAGAAAATGGAACAAATTTAAAAACTGAATTAATTGCGGGATTAACTACATTTGCTACGATGTCTTATGTGTTAGCAACTATTCCTAATATGCTGGAGGGAGCAGGACTGAATAGAGCTTCAATTTTAACAGCATTAATCATTTTTATTATAATTTGTAGTGTTGCTATGGCATTGTATACAAATCGTCCTTTTGCACTTGCACCAGGCTTAAGTAGTGTTGCTATCATAGGAACAACATTACCACAGATGAATATGCCTGTTGAGGTGGCATTTGGGTTAGTTTTCTTAAGTGGTGTTATCTTTGTTATAATTTCCTTTGTAGGTATAAGGGAGATTGTTGTTAAAGCAATTCCAGCAAGTGTAAAAATTTCAATAAGTGCTGGAATTGGTCTTTATATCTCCTTAATAGGATTAAAAATGGCAGGTGTCGTAATAGCAAATCCCAAAAATAATACATTAAATTTAGGAGATATGACTACTCCTAAGTTTATACTTTTTGCTATTGGATTTTTATTAATATTAATATTGGAGGCAAGAAGAATAAAAGGAAGTTTAATTCTAGCAATATTAATAGTTACTATTATAGGAATACCTATGGGTGTAACAAAAGTACCAACTAATTTAATTAATATTCCAGCTGGAATATCAGATGTTAGTTTTAAAATAGATATTTTAGGAGCATTGAAACCTGAATACTTTCCTTGGATTTTTACTTTTTTTGTTCCTGATTTTTTTGGAACAATGGGAATAATACTTGGAATTGCAAATCGTGCAGGTTGGCTTGATAAAGATGGAAATATGCAAGATATTGATAGATGTTTTAAAGTTGATTCATTGTCAACAGTTGCAGGAAGTTTTTTCTGTATGCCAGTCATGACAACATATCTTGAATCAGCAAGTGGTGTTGAAGATGGAGGTAGAACTGGAATGACAGCACTATTTACTTCTTTTCTTTTTGCTTTAACATTATTATTTACTCCTATCGCATTAATGGTACCAGGAGTTGCTACTGCACCAGTATTGACTATAATAGGTTTTCAAATGCTTAGCTCAATGAAGAGCGTAAATTATAATGATAAAACAGAATCTTTACCTGCTTTCATAGCAGTTGCTATGACCATATTTACTTTTAATATAGCAACAGGATTATCATTATCTGTTTTATCTTACATTATTTTAAAAGTATTTTCAGGAAAAGCAAAAGAAATTCCTAAAGCTATGTATTGTTTAGCATTGGTATTATTGTATTATTTGTTTACTTTAATTAAATAA